One genomic segment of Trichocoleus sp. includes these proteins:
- a CDS encoding glycerol-3-phosphate acyltransferase translates to MAPCQTSARLMILIQVLLILIACLILGGLPLIQWITWGLTGHRLDRLGTKNISVSAAFYHGGKLAGILAVCSEAFKGIAAVLLMRHFFPHQPALEVTALIALVIGRFWFGKGAGTTNVTWGFIVHDPITSGLVFLTSGISFTLFRERKTGKLAVLALLLLITILRHSQNQGRIVATALLCLLIAWIYQQIPDDLELSPDDAQRDSQPMFRFFRGDRALLSLDQSLKVEQVGQKAATLSQLKRWGYPVPMGWVLPPGDDPAPLIESLSPSPEHPLIVRSSAIGEDSETASAAGQYESIAHLTSQPALEQAVLRCQASYNLPIAMQYRADRGIAETGMAVLVQAQVQGVFSGVAFSRDPIARQGESVVIEALPGGASRVVSGQVTPERYRVWLQDRDFGSVQMDDPQSWVLPDDLKLDMSGEGDVPPRLIQQVAYLARHLETRYHGIPQDIEWSYDGQQLWLLQSRPITTLLPIWTRKIAAEVIPGFIRPLTWSINQPLTCGVWGDLFTLVLGDRAEGLDFNETATLHNSAAYFNASLLGQTFRRMGLPAESLEFLTRGAKFSKPPLRSTVQNLPGLLRLLQRELRLETDFNRDAQQFFHPSLAKLTHESPNRLSPEALLDRIHHLLDLLRRATYYSILAPLSAALRQSLAKVNPANLDNSQTPEVASLRSLQALAARTRHLAISSNHASSEALLEALQSTPEGQTILQEFDRLLEQYGYLSEVGTDIAIPTWREEPRPVWELFAGFVMNPVAGQAGEIQGQRSVKKGGVQRRVDLKGRVTAVYSRLLAELRWSFVALEQQWIASGLLRQSGDIFFLTFAEIERSIQTQPPSFDRRIAERQTQLECDRSVTPPLLVYGNDPPQLLNFDQWSDRPASQQLQGIGGSAGRAEGKILVLTDWRNVPEIDRSIILVVPYTDSGWAPLLARAGGLIAETGGQLSHGAIVAREYGIPAVMDITHATQRFRNGQQVRIDGQQGLVELLE, encoded by the coding sequence GTGGCGCCATGTCAAACATCTGCCAGACTCATGATTTTGATTCAGGTTTTGCTCATTCTCATCGCTTGTCTTATTCTGGGCGGACTGCCGCTGATTCAGTGGATTACCTGGGGTTTAACGGGGCATCGGCTCGATCGCCTTGGCACAAAGAATATTAGCGTCTCTGCTGCCTTCTACCATGGGGGCAAACTGGCTGGAATTCTGGCGGTTTGCTCGGAGGCGTTCAAGGGTATTGCTGCTGTGCTGCTGATGCGGCATTTTTTTCCTCATCAACCTGCACTAGAGGTTACGGCGTTAATTGCGCTGGTGATTGGGCGCTTCTGGTTTGGTAAAGGAGCAGGCACAACGAATGTAACCTGGGGCTTTATCGTTCACGATCCGATTACCTCTGGTTTAGTCTTTCTGACGAGCGGGATTAGCTTTACCCTGTTTCGAGAACGTAAAACGGGCAAGCTGGCGGTGCTGGCGCTCCTGCTGCTCATAACAATTCTGCGACATTCCCAAAATCAGGGGCGAATTGTTGCAACCGCTCTCCTCTGTTTGCTCATTGCCTGGATTTATCAACAGATTCCAGATGATTTAGAGTTATCTCCAGATGATGCTCAACGAGATTCTCAGCCCATGTTTCGTTTTTTTCGCGGCGATCGTGCCCTCCTCTCGCTCGATCAATCTCTCAAAGTCGAACAGGTTGGACAAAAAGCCGCCACGCTATCGCAGCTTAAACGCTGGGGCTATCCGGTGCCGATGGGTTGGGTGCTGCCCCCCGGTGATGATCCGGCTCCCTTAATTGAATCGCTGTCTCCCAGTCCAGAGCATCCTTTGATTGTGCGCTCCTCTGCCATTGGTGAAGACTCCGAAACGGCATCTGCTGCCGGACAGTATGAGTCGATCGCCCATCTCACCAGTCAGCCTGCCTTAGAGCAAGCGGTTTTGCGCTGTCAGGCATCCTACAATTTACCGATCGCCATGCAATATCGAGCCGACCGGGGCATTGCCGAAACGGGCATGGCAGTTTTGGTTCAAGCTCAGGTTCAGGGAGTGTTTTCTGGGGTTGCCTTCAGCCGCGATCCGATCGCTCGTCAGGGTGAATCTGTGGTAATTGAAGCCCTTCCGGGCGGTGCATCGCGGGTCGTATCAGGACAGGTGACGCCAGAACGATATCGGGTCTGGTTGCAGGACAGGGATTTTGGCTCAGTGCAGATGGATGATCCGCAAAGCTGGGTTCTGCCGGATGACTTGAAGCTGGACATGAGCGGCGAAGGGGATGTGCCGCCCCGGTTGATTCAACAGGTTGCTTATTTAGCAAGGCATCTAGAAACTCGCTATCACGGCATCCCTCAAGATATTGAGTGGAGCTATGACGGGCAGCAGCTCTGGCTGTTGCAATCCCGCCCCATCACAACACTCTTGCCAATCTGGACGCGCAAAATTGCGGCAGAAGTGATTCCGGGCTTCATTCGTCCGCTCACCTGGTCAATTAATCAACCTCTGACCTGTGGCGTTTGGGGCGATTTGTTTACGTTGGTATTGGGCGATCGAGCTGAAGGGCTAGACTTCAACGAAACTGCAACCTTACACAACTCTGCGGCTTACTTTAATGCCTCCCTGTTGGGGCAAACCTTTCGCCGCATGGGGCTACCTGCCGAAAGCCTGGAATTTTTGACCCGTGGCGCAAAATTTAGCAAACCGCCGCTCCGTTCGACTGTCCAAAACCTCCCCGGACTGTTGCGCTTGCTGCAACGAGAACTGCGCCTCGAAACCGACTTCAACAGAGATGCCCAACAGTTCTTCCATCCCAGCTTAGCCAAACTGACCCACGAATCCCCCAATCGTCTCTCTCCGGAAGCCCTGCTCGATCGAATTCACCATCTCCTCGATCTGCTGCGTCGCGCCACTTATTACAGCATTCTTGCCCCCCTCAGTGCAGCTCTGCGGCAATCTCTCGCAAAGGTCAATCCAGCCAATCTGGATAATAGCCAAACTCCCGAAGTCGCATCGCTTCGATCGCTTCAAGCTTTAGCCGCTCGTACCCGTCATCTGGCGATTTCTAGCAATCATGCTAGTAGTGAAGCACTCCTCGAAGCTCTGCAATCAACCCCGGAGGGTCAAACCATTTTGCAGGAATTCGATCGCCTGCTCGAGCAATATGGTTATCTCAGTGAAGTTGGTACAGACATTGCCATCCCCACCTGGAGGGAAGAACCGCGTCCGGTGTGGGAATTGTTTGCGGGGTTCGTTATGAATCCTGTGGCAGGGCAAGCAGGGGAGATACAGGGGCAGAGGAGTGTAAAAAAAGGAGGAGTACAGCGGCGAGTTGATTTGAAAGGCAGAGTCACAGCGGTTTATAGTCGGCTGCTGGCAGAACTGCGGTGGAGTTTTGTGGCGTTAGAGCAGCAATGGATAGCGTCAGGATTGTTGCGCCAGTCAGGAGACATTTTCTTTCTAACGTTTGCAGAAATTGAACGATCGATCCAGACTCAACCCCCTTCGTTCGATCGTCGCATCGCGGAGCGTCAAACCCAGCTAGAGTGCGATCGCTCAGTCACGCCGCCCCTGCTTGTGTATGGCAACGATCCGCCGCAACTCCTGAACTTTGACCAATGGAGCGATCGACCTGCATCCCAGCAGCTTCAGGGAATTGGCGGTAGTGCGGGACGGGCTGAAGGGAAAATTCTGGTGTTAACGGATTGGCGCAATGTGCCGGAAATCGATCGATCAATTATTCTGGTTGTGCCTTATACCGATTCAGGCTGGGCACCTCTGCTTGCCAGGGCGGGTGGCTTAATTGCCGAAACTGGAGGGCAGCTTTCTCATGGGGCGATCGTGGCGAGAGAGTACGGTATTCCGGCTGTAATGGATATTACCCACGCCACACAGCGGTTTCGCAATGGGCAACAAGTCCGAATCGATGGACAGCAAGGACTTGTCGAGCTTTTGGAGTAG
- a CDS encoding VOC family protein has product MKLKRIGHVAICVENLERAATFYQELGMDLVWKDADWAYLKAGEDGLALLSPQYKQAGPHFGFIFDDRAEVETEYDRLKAEGVHLTEIHEHRDGTASFYGRDPDGNWFEYLYEPAPVASIA; this is encoded by the coding sequence ATGAAACTAAAGCGCATCGGTCACGTTGCTATCTGTGTTGAAAACCTCGAACGGGCTGCCACGTTCTACCAAGAACTAGGGATGGATCTGGTCTGGAAAGACGCTGACTGGGCTTATCTCAAAGCAGGAGAAGACGGACTCGCATTACTCAGCCCCCAATATAAGCAGGCAGGCCCGCACTTTGGGTTTATTTTTGACGATCGTGCTGAGGTTGAAACGGAATACGATCGGCTCAAAGCAGAAGGGGTTCATCTCACAGAAATCCATGAGCATCGAGATGGAACTGCTTCTTTCTATGGACGCGACCCAGATGGAAACTGGTTTGAGTATTTGTATGAGCCAGCTCCAGTTGCCAGCATCGCTTAA
- a CDS encoding FxLYD domain-containing protein, translated as MIRAKSAFLMGRRAVMATIVACLFWISSTVVAPAAFALIQIKLSDVTYHECPADLAEGAITSGGTSMRASCYIVTGKAQNTSGKAIHNADIFGRIYDANDNPVMQNRTRIGSIEEVPVGTSTFEFRISVPANQPTPLKLKQFKATGFAGTVRR; from the coding sequence ATGATTCGTGCTAAAAGCGCTTTTTTAATGGGAAGGCGAGCTGTGATGGCGACGATCGTCGCTTGTTTGTTCTGGATCAGTAGCACTGTAGTTGCGCCTGCGGCATTTGCCCTCATCCAAATTAAATTGAGCGATGTCACCTATCACGAATGTCCGGCAGATCTAGCTGAAGGAGCGATTACGTCGGGTGGAACAAGTATGCGTGCAAGTTGCTATATCGTAACGGGCAAGGCGCAAAACACGTCTGGTAAGGCGATTCACAACGCAGATATTTTTGGTCGCATCTATGACGCTAACGACAATCCAGTGATGCAGAATCGGACGCGCATCGGCTCGATCGAGGAAGTTCCAGTCGGCACAAGCACTTTTGAATTTCGGATTTCTGTTCCGGCGAATCAGCCTACCCCTCTGAAATTAAAGCAGTTTAAGGCAACTGGGTTTGCAGGAACTGTGCGCCGCTAG
- the ftsE gene encoding cell division ATP-binding protein FtsE encodes MSPSTTERPSSPPSRHSTSTSQASGSERSVAPIVVQLDQVTKLYSNGCQALAEVNLQIHKGDFLFVTGPSGSGKSTFLKLLYGEERPTQGEIVVNNMRLAGLRGNDLSKLRRQVGVVFQDYKLIPRRTVAENVAFVLWAQGFTRKEIHRRLLPTLKMVGLQEKADCFPDQLSGGEQQRVSIARAIVGTPPILLADEPTGNLDPDNSWQVIKILKKLNSVGVTVVVTTHDEQLVRLSNHPVVQIRNGRLYRTRL; translated from the coding sequence ATGTCCCCAAGTACTACTGAACGTCCGTCAAGCCCCCCATCCCGACATTCTACTTCTACGTCTCAGGCTTCCGGTTCTGAGCGATCGGTTGCTCCCATCGTGGTGCAGCTTGATCAGGTCACAAAGCTCTACTCCAATGGCTGTCAGGCGCTTGCAGAGGTCAATCTCCAAATCCACAAAGGTGATTTCCTGTTCGTGACCGGACCTTCAGGCTCAGGCAAGTCTACATTTCTCAAGCTGCTTTACGGCGAGGAGCGTCCGACCCAGGGCGAAATTGTGGTGAACAATATGCGTCTTGCTGGTTTGCGGGGAAATGACCTCTCAAAGCTGCGGCGACAAGTGGGCGTAGTGTTTCAAGACTATAAGTTGATTCCGCGCCGTACCGTTGCTGAGAATGTGGCATTTGTGCTGTGGGCGCAAGGTTTTACACGCAAAGAAATTCATCGCCGCCTTCTGCCAACGTTGAAGATGGTGGGCTTGCAAGAGAAGGCAGACTGTTTTCCTGATCAGCTTTCGGGCGGAGAGCAGCAGCGTGTCAGCATTGCCAGAGCCATTGTCGGTACTCCCCCCATTCTGCTAGCAGACGAACCAACCGGGAATCTTGACCCTGACAACTCCTGGCAGGTAATTAAAATCCTCAAAAAACTAAATTCCGTTGGTGTAACGGTGGTTGTGACGACCCACGATGAACAGCTTGTGCGGCTATCGAATCATCCGGTCGTGCAAATCCGAAACGGTCGGCTCTACCGAACCAGGCTCTAA
- the cobU gene encoding bifunctional adenosylcobinamide kinase/adenosylcobinamide-phosphate guanylyltransferase: MKSSVRPIVLVTGPARSGKSEWAETLAMRSARSVVYVATAQTDPSDLEWQARIAQHQRRRPSNWKTLAVPIALSATILAASDSECLLIDSLGTWLANVLEQEDDTWQITLTELMESLHQTQAQIIFVAEETGWGVVPAYPIGRLFRDRLGNLTRRIGTIADAVYLVTGGYALNLSQLGQQIES, from the coding sequence GTGAAATCCTCTGTCAGACCAATTGTGCTAGTAACCGGACCTGCCCGCTCTGGTAAAAGTGAATGGGCTGAAACACTGGCAATGCGATCGGCTCGATCGGTCGTTTACGTTGCCACAGCTCAAACCGATCCTAGTGACCTGGAATGGCAAGCCCGGATTGCTCAACATCAACGTCGTCGTCCTTCAAACTGGAAAACGCTGGCTGTCCCGATCGCCCTCTCTGCCACCATTCTTGCTGCATCGGATTCTGAATGTCTGCTGATTGACTCTCTGGGAACCTGGCTAGCAAATGTGCTTGAGCAAGAGGATGACACCTGGCAAATCACCCTCACTGAACTGATGGAAAGCCTCCATCAAACCCAGGCGCAGATTATTTTTGTGGCAGAAGAAACGGGTTGGGGTGTGGTACCTGCTTATCCGATTGGACGGCTCTTCCGGGATCGGTTAGGAAACCTGACGCGTCGCATTGGAACGATCGCTGATGCAGTTTATCTGGTGACAGGCGGGTATGCCCTCAATTTAAGCCAACTGGGACAGCAAATTGAAAGCTAA
- a CDS encoding NIL domain-containing protein, with amino-acid sequence MKKRVTLTFPKRSVHMPVTYRLAKDFNVAANIIRAQVTPNQIGTLVVELSGDIDQLDAAIDWMRSQDIGISLASREIVIDEDLCVHCGLCTGVCPTEALSLDPQTFKLTFTRSRCVVCEQCIPTCPVQAISTNL; translated from the coding sequence GTGAAAAAACGAGTAACGCTAACCTTTCCCAAGCGATCGGTTCACATGCCCGTCACTTACCGTCTCGCTAAAGACTTCAACGTCGCTGCCAACATCATCCGAGCACAGGTCACCCCGAACCAAATCGGCACACTCGTCGTCGAACTTTCCGGAGACATTGACCAACTCGATGCCGCGATCGACTGGATGCGCTCTCAAGATATCGGCATTTCTCTCGCCAGTCGCGAGATCGTCATCGACGAAGACCTCTGTGTCCACTGCGGCTTATGCACCGGAGTCTGCCCCACTGAAGCCCTCAGCCTCGATCCTCAAACTTTCAAGCTCACCTTCACCCGATCGCGCTGCGTTGTCTGCGAACAATGTATTCCAACTTGTCCAGTGCAGGCAATTTCAACAAATTTGTAG
- a CDS encoding thioredoxin family protein, with the protein MTANSSNPTPQSNLLSRIRNLIIVLVAIILSTSIFLGLRFGSDTGTLAAMAETATPIETALTNGKPTLMEFYADWCTSCQAMAKDMSDLRQTFGDRVNFVMLNVDNTKWLPEMLYYRVDGIPHFVFLDPQGESIASTIGEQPRPVMAANLEALASGDSLPYLQTKGRISEVESPTAPSKSADPRSHGSQVVTQ; encoded by the coding sequence ATGACTGCAAATTCATCGAATCCTACTCCTCAGTCTAATCTGCTCTCCCGAATTCGGAATTTGATCATTGTTCTGGTGGCAATCATCCTCAGTACATCGATCTTTCTGGGGCTGCGGTTTGGGAGTGATACGGGGACATTGGCAGCAATGGCAGAAACTGCAACGCCGATCGAAACGGCACTCACCAATGGTAAGCCAACTCTGATGGAGTTCTATGCAGACTGGTGTACGTCCTGTCAGGCGATGGCGAAGGATATGAGTGACTTAAGACAGACATTCGGCGATCGCGTTAATTTTGTGATGCTGAATGTAGACAATACAAAGTGGCTGCCAGAAATGCTGTACTATCGCGTCGATGGCATTCCCCACTTTGTGTTTCTCGACCCTCAGGGCGAATCGATCGCCAGTACGATCGGCGAACAGCCTCGTCCAGTCATGGCAGCAAATTTAGAAGCATTGGCAAGTGGTGACTCACTGCCCTACTTACAAACGAAAGGACGGATTTCTGAAGTTGAATCTCCGACTGCTCCGAGTAAGAGCGCTGATCCCCGTAGTCACGGCAGCCAAGTTGTCACTCAGTAG
- a CDS encoding lysophospholipid acyltransferase family protein: protein MRQREPAISLVLYHLFKWSVVAPMLRGYFGGRVYGAENVPRKGPLIVVANHASDFDPPIVSAAVRRPVSYMAKEELFRVPVLKQAITLYGAYPVKRGSADRSAIRAALAQLEAGWAVGVFLEGTRTPDARIPSPKLGAAMLAAKAQVPLLPLSLWGTQAIIRKGERVPHRVPVTVRIGEAITPPLSGKREELETVTQQCVKVIHAMHDLGR from the coding sequence ATGCGCCAGCGAGAACCCGCAATTAGTCTCGTCCTCTACCATCTGTTCAAGTGGTCGGTCGTGGCTCCGATGCTGCGTGGCTATTTTGGGGGACGAGTTTATGGGGCAGAAAATGTGCCTCGCAAAGGCCCACTAATTGTTGTGGCAAATCATGCCAGTGACTTTGATCCGCCGATCGTTTCTGCTGCGGTACGTCGTCCGGTTTCTTATATGGCAAAAGAGGAGCTATTTCGGGTTCCAGTGCTAAAGCAGGCAATCACGCTGTATGGAGCTTATCCAGTCAAGCGGGGTTCAGCCGATCGCAGCGCCATTCGGGCAGCACTAGCGCAACTTGAGGCAGGTTGGGCAGTCGGTGTGTTTTTGGAAGGAACTCGCACCCCCGATGCCCGGATTCCATCACCCAAGTTAGGGGCAGCCATGCTGGCAGCAAAAGCGCAGGTTCCACTGCTTCCGTTGAGCTTATGGGGCACTCAGGCAATTATTCGCAAAGGTGAGCGGGTGCCACATCGGGTTCCAGTAACTGTTCGGATTGGGGAAGCCATCACGCCACCGCTGTCAGGAAAGCGCGAAGAGTTGGAAACTGTAACGCAGCAATGTGTCAAAGTGATTCATGCGATGCATGATCTGGGGCGATAG
- the fabD gene encoding ACP S-malonyltransferase: MTKTAWVFPGQGSQAIGMGVDLREVPAAAARFAQADQILGWSVLEICQSEDDKVSNTLYTQPCLYTIEAILADLLRDRGQQPDLVAGHSLGEYSALYAASVFDFESGLRLVKRRAELMSSASDGSMAALIGFDRAQLDEQIRQTPSAVLANDNSEAQVVISGTPEAIETILAKVKAKRAVKLNVSGAFHSPLMADAAAEFGKVLETIDFQTAQVPVLSNVEPTPSTDATVLKDRLMRQMTGSVRWREISLALPTAGVERAIEVGPGKVLTGLLKRTCPGVELVNVSGLAELPA, from the coding sequence ATGACTAAGACAGCATGGGTGTTTCCGGGACAGGGTTCGCAGGCGATCGGGATGGGAGTTGATCTGCGGGAGGTTCCGGCAGCAGCAGCGCGATTTGCTCAGGCAGACCAGATCCTCGGTTGGTCGGTTCTAGAAATTTGTCAGAGCGAAGACGACAAGGTATCGAACACCCTCTACACGCAGCCCTGTCTTTATACGATTGAGGCAATCCTGGCTGATTTGTTGCGCGATCGGGGGCAGCAGCCGGATCTTGTTGCGGGGCATAGCCTGGGCGAATATAGCGCCCTTTATGCCGCAAGCGTATTTGACTTTGAGTCGGGTTTGCGGTTAGTCAAGCGACGAGCAGAGCTGATGAGCAGTGCTTCTGACGGTAGCATGGCAGCTTTAATTGGGTTCGATCGCGCTCAACTTGATGAACAGATTCGCCAAACACCAAGCGCAGTGCTGGCAAATGATAACAGCGAGGCACAGGTCGTCATTTCGGGCACACCGGAAGCGATCGAGACAATTTTGGCAAAGGTCAAGGCGAAGCGAGCCGTAAAGCTGAACGTAAGCGGTGCCTTTCATTCGCCTCTAATGGCAGATGCCGCTGCAGAGTTTGGCAAGGTTCTAGAGACGATCGATTTTCAGACGGCTCAAGTGCCAGTTCTCTCTAACGTCGAACCCACTCCCTCCACAGATGCGACTGTGCTGAAAGATCGGCTGATGCGTCAGATGACAGGTTCAGTGCGCTGGCGAGAAATTTCGCTGGCTTTGCCGACAGCAGGGGTGGAACGAGCGATCGAAGTGGGTCCTGGTAAGGTGTTAACGGGTCTGCTTAAGCGCACCTGTCCCGGAGTCGAGCTTGTCAACGTTAGCGGTTTGGCAGAATTGCCTGCTTAG
- a CDS encoding beta-ketoacyl-ACP synthase III, with the protein MAQQSGSSAGIGVTFTGSGSAVPEECLDNEALSRFVETSDEWIASRTGIRQRHLAAPSSSLKSIAAQAAQNALEMAGITPMDVDLIILATSTPDDLFGSASQIQAELGASRAAAFDLTAACSGFVFGMVTAAQFIRTGAYQTVLLIGGDVLSRWVDWTDRRTCVLFGDGAGAVVMQAGSNDRFLGFELRSDGTQNSCLTLAYKAQSKELVDDISVGQGAFQPIQMNGQEVYRFAVKKVPEVIEKALFRASMTVEQVDWLLLHQANQRILDAVAHRLSIPDHKVISNMARYGNTSAASIPIALDEAVREGKVKSGDVIAASGFGAGLTWGATIFQWGK; encoded by the coding sequence ATGGCACAACAATCAGGAAGCAGTGCGGGAATTGGCGTGACCTTTACGGGAAGCGGTTCTGCTGTACCAGAGGAATGTCTGGACAACGAAGCTCTGAGTCGGTTTGTGGAAACTTCTGATGAGTGGATTGCTTCTCGCACCGGGATTCGGCAACGACATTTGGCGGCTCCCTCTAGCTCGCTCAAATCGATCGCAGCTCAGGCAGCTCAAAACGCGCTAGAGATGGCAGGCATCACGCCAATGGATGTGGATTTAATCATCCTGGCAACCTCAACGCCAGATGATCTCTTTGGCAGTGCCAGCCAAATTCAAGCAGAGTTAGGTGCTTCCAGAGCCGCTGCATTTGATCTGACGGCTGCCTGTTCTGGGTTTGTCTTTGGCATGGTCACGGCTGCCCAGTTTATTCGCACCGGAGCTTATCAAACCGTTCTGCTGATTGGTGGTGACGTGCTGTCTCGCTGGGTAGACTGGACCGATCGCCGGACTTGTGTCCTGTTTGGAGATGGAGCAGGGGCAGTCGTGATGCAGGCTGGCTCAAACGATCGGTTCCTCGGGTTTGAGCTTCGCAGCGATGGCACACAAAATAGCTGCCTGACTTTGGCATATAAAGCTCAATCAAAAGAACTGGTTGACGATATTTCAGTCGGGCAGGGAGCCTTTCAACCCATTCAAATGAATGGTCAAGAGGTTTATCGTTTTGCCGTGAAGAAAGTGCCAGAGGTGATCGAGAAAGCCCTCTTCCGCGCCAGTATGACGGTTGAACAGGTGGACTGGCTACTGCTGCATCAGGCAAATCAGCGAATTTTGGATGCGGTGGCTCATCGTCTGTCTATCCCCGATCACAAGGTGATCAGCAATATGGCACGATATGGCAATACCTCGGCTGCATCAATTCCGATCGCCCTGGATGAAGCGGTGCGCGAAGGAAAAGTCAAGTCGGGTGATGTGATTGCGGCTTCTGGTTTTGGGGCAGGTTTGACCTGGGGCGCGACGATTTTTCAGTGGGGCAAGTAG
- the plsX gene encoding phosphate acyltransferase PlsX, translating into MGSTQARIAVDAMGGDYAPGEIVAGALRAQAELGVEILLVGDPHQIEALMKQQNASLQLEVVPAEGIIEMHEEPLSGIRRKPKASINVAMDMVKQGRADAVVSAGHSGAAMAAALLRLGRLKGIDRPAIGTVLPTVDASKSVLILDVGANVDCRPKFLEQFAVMGSVYSQFVLGVDTPKVGLLNIGEESSKGNELALRTYQLLEENRNISFIGNAEGRDVLSGNFDVIVCDGFVGNVVLKFAEAVGEVLLQILREELPRGWRGRLGSLLLKPNLRRIKQRVDHAEHGGGLLLGVDGVCIISHGSSQAPSIFNAIRLAKEAVDNRVLDRIQSQYQKIQTTATDGE; encoded by the coding sequence ATGGGATCGACTCAGGCACGAATCGCAGTTGACGCGATGGGGGGAGATTACGCTCCCGGTGAAATTGTTGCAGGAGCTTTGAGGGCGCAGGCAGAGTTGGGGGTAGAAATCCTCCTCGTTGGCGATCCTCATCAAATCGAAGCTCTAATGAAGCAACAGAACGCTTCGCTTCAGTTAGAAGTTGTCCCGGCTGAGGGCATCATTGAAATGCATGAGGAGCCGCTCAGCGGCATCAGGCGCAAGCCAAAAGCCTCAATCAACGTGGCGATGGACATGGTGAAACAGGGACGGGCAGATGCCGTTGTCTCTGCAGGACATTCTGGGGCAGCGATGGCTGCTGCTCTGCTCAGGCTGGGTCGCTTGAAGGGTATCGATCGTCCGGCGATCGGCACCGTATTGCCGACTGTAGATGCCAGTAAGTCTGTGCTAATTCTGGACGTGGGTGCCAATGTGGATTGTCGTCCAAAGTTTTTGGAACAATTTGCTGTCATGGGTTCTGTCTATTCTCAGTTTGTCCTGGGAGTAGATACACCAAAAGTAGGGCTGCTCAACATTGGCGAAGAGTCTTCCAAGGGCAATGAGCTGGCGCTGCGTACCTATCAACTGCTCGAAGAAAACCGCAACATCTCCTTCATTGGCAATGCCGAAGGGCGCGATGTCCTGTCGGGGAACTTTGATGTGATTGTGTGTGATGGCTTTGTCGGCAATGTGGTGCTGAAATTCGCAGAGGCAGTCGGAGAAGTGCTGCTACAAATCCTGCGGGAAGAGTTACCTCGCGGTTGGCGCGGTCGATTAGGTTCACTCTTGCTCAAGCCCAACCTGCGGCGAATCAAGCAGCGAGTTGATCATGCTGAACATGGTGGCGGGTTGCTGCTGGGTGTAGATGGCGTTTGCATTATCAGTCACGGAAGTTCTCAGGCTCCTTCGATCTTTAATGCCATTCGGTTGGCAAAAGAGGCAGTGGATAACCGCGTCCTCGATCGCATCCAGTCCCAATATCAAAAAATCCAGACGACCGCTACAGACGGAGAATAA